The following DNA comes from Fervidibacillus albus.
GCTCGTTTGGAAGATGGAAGAAGTTGTTTTTTTTCGTTTTTCTGCTGCAATAATTTTTTCGCATTTTTTTCGTTCGTAATATATATTAGTTCCTCTTCGGACGCTTCTAACCATTGCCCGTCAGTCACTCGGGATAGTTCGTAAATTATATCTTCCCAAGCGGAATCTTTATAACGCCACAGTTCCGCACGAAATCCGATGATGGTAAACAAGTCTTCCCCGTATTCCTTCACCCGTACGATATCGCCAATTTGAAATTTGTATTTCAAAAAGATCGTTTCCTTTTTTTCTAGTTGCTTCTTCTCATCTTGGACAGGGGAAAGACTATCTTCCAAAAACAATTCCGTTCTTCCTTCTAATAAGTAGTACCAATTTTGATCAATTCGGAAATGCCTCATTACTTTTCCGACGGTCGATTCCCGTTCGATCCGCACGAGTTCACCGGCACGATATTTCGGCTGCCCATTTCCAGTCATGCCTCCCATCCCTTTCTTACCCGCTGTTTTTCTATTATATGCATTATGGATGGAAAATGAGCAAAGGACAGCACTGAAGCATTCGGAACGGATTACCCCTTTTCCTTTTCCAACTGAATGTATAATTCCCATGCTTCATCAAAAACAGACATGGACGGGAGATAATCGCCGTTCATCTCCAAATAGCGGCTTAATTCATCGTAACAACTCGACATTTTCGGAAAACTATGATCGTGATAAACATCATTTGCAAAATTCGTTATCGGGTCTTTCCCGACGTGATTTCGAAAACGTAATAAAAA
Coding sequences within:
- a CDS encoding YozE family protein gives rise to the protein MAKSFYHFLLRFRNHVGKDPITNFANDVYHDHSFPKMSSCYDELSRYLEMNGDYLPSMSVFDEAWELYIQLEKEKG